TTTCAGCTGCACCCGCATTCACGAGGAACTGTTCTTCACCCGTATAGACAAGATCCTTGACGGCGCTAGGCATAACTGCGAGTTTCGACGCACGCTTTTCGATTTTCACAACCAAGAAGTTTTCGCTTACATCGTTATAATTTTTGTCACCCACCACTTTATAGTAAACAACGTACTTGCCTGCATACCTAGCAGTCGGGATATCTTCCGAATAATTGCCGTCAAGCCCAAGCTTATAGAGGACAGTTCCGTTTTTGGCCGTGCCAGCCCTCACAAGCGTCTGATCCTTACCTGTATAGACAAGGTCGTCAAAGGCTCTAGGAGCAAGCACGAGCTTTGAATCGGCCTTGGCAATTTTGAACGCCACGGTGACTTCGCCAGCATAATCATTTTTGCCCACGATGGTCGCAGTCATCACACCCGCATTCTTGTTTCTGGAATAGTTCACGCTATAGTCCTTCCCCTTGGTAAGTACCGTCTTACCATCAATCACAACCACCTCGGGGTTAAGAGGCGCGCCCGTGTAAGTCTGCAAAGAATCATAGAGAACGATAATGTCGCTATGGCTCAACTTTTTAACCCACTGCGCATAAAGCTTCACCGTAGCATCGGCTTTATCGGTCAGATTTTTCACCTTGGCGTTGTTTTGGAATTGGTCACCTTTGCCATTTCGCATCGTATTCCATCCGTTGAACACGAAATCCTTGCGAACAAATTTATTCTTTAAGAGTTCCGCTTCTTTGTCATAAGCAACCGACATACTGTCCATGGTACCGGTGCCACCGTTAGCATCAAAGCGAATCACATACTTATTAGCAAGCCACTGCGCATGGAGGCACACACGACCACCGGCCGAATCCGTGAGATTCTGGACAGAATCTCTATCGGCATAAGCATCGCCTTTGCCATTTTCCTTCGTATTCCACCCGTTAAACGTGTATCCGTTACGGAAGTAAGGATTCGGCAAAAGCTCTACCTTGGGCGCATCGTAAAAGAAATACTGGGGACCAATCTGGCTACCCGCTAGGCGAAAACCGCCGTTGGCATCAAAATACACCAGATATGTCTGGAATAAATAAACGCTATCGGCAACACCTTTTTCGAACTCGACCCCCGCTAGATTTACAAGACTGACTTCATTAGTATCTTCGGGAGCATTTGCGCCGAGTCCAATACTGTACGGGGCATTTTCCCCAGCTTTCGCTGTAACTTTGGGCACATTTTTGCCAAAAGAGATCAATCCGACTGATCCACCTAAACCACCACCGATACCGGCAGCTGAATCACCACCTGTAGCCATGACGGTGCCGCCGA
The nucleotide sequence above comes from uncultured Fibrobacter sp.. Encoded proteins:
- a CDS encoding InlB B-repeat-containing protein, which encodes MKMTYMSIAAIATVLSTAAAFGGTTINLSLVTSDTVALSGDTLTDTLSGNFKISIADSATVTLNGVTINGVNDSVYSWAGITCEGSCTIILEGENKVTGFYEGFPGIFVPEDDSLYIEGEGSLEARSNGYAAGIGGGHNINGGNIVIEDGMITALGGFGGAGIGGGYEGAISSIEIVGGTVMATGGDSAAGIGGGLGGSVGLISFGKNVPKVTAKAGENAPYSIGLGANAPEDTNEVSLVNLAGVEFEKGVADSVYLFQTYLVYFDANGGFRLAGSQIGPQYFFYDAPKVELLPNPYFRNGYTFNGWNTKENGKGDAYADRDSVQNLTDSAGGRVCLHAQWLANKYVIRFDANGGTGTMDSMSVAYDKEAELLKNKFVRKDFVFNGWNTMRNGKGDQFQNNAKVKNLTDKADATVKLYAQWVKKLSHSDIIVLYDSLQTYTGAPLNPEVVVIDGKTVLTKGKDYSVNYSRNKNAGVMTATIVGKNDYAGEVTVAFKIAKADSKLVLAPRAFDDLVYTGKDQTLVRAGTAKNGTVLYKLGLDGNYSEDIPTARYAGKYVVYYKVVGDKNYNDVSENFLVVKIEKRASKLAVMPSAVKDLVYTGEEQFLVNAGAAENGTVLYKLGKDGEYSEKRPKATEPGTYTVYFMVQGDRNYSDVSEMRLTVEIAEKPTSIGQARVFAEQYEMERNFDLKGRKLQGQSMARGAYVGRMKLVK